GACGACGTGGAATTCTCACCCGAGGATGCCACCCGTTCCGATCCGGAGTTCCTGTGTTCCGTACTGGAGGGCGTGATCGAGGCGGGCGCGACCACGCTCAACATTCCCGACACCGTGGGCTACACCGTGCCGAGCGAATTCTCGCGGCTGATCAGCACGATTCGCGAGCGCGTGCCCGGTATTGAGAAGGCGATTATCTCAGTCCACTGTCACAACGACCTCGGGTTAGCGGTGGCCAACAGCCTGGCCGCGGTAGAAGCCGGGGCTCGGCAGGTGGAGTGCACGGTAAACGGCATCGGCGAGCGCGCGGGCAATGCCGCGCTGGAAGAGATCGTGATGGCGCTGCGCGTCCGCGCCGACCGCCTCCCGTACAGCACCGGCATTCGCAGCGAGCAGATTTGCCCGGCGAGCCAGGCGCTCTCCTCCATTCTCGGCTTCCCGGTCCAACCCAACAAGGCGGTGGTGGGCTGCAACGCTTTCGCACATGAAGCCGGCATTCACCAGCATGGGGTGCTGAGCAATCCGCTCTGCTACGAGATCATGACGCCGGAATCGGTAGGCCTGCCGTCGAACCGCATCGTGCTCGGCAAGCATTCCGGACGGCACGCGCTGGCACGCCGCTACGCCGAACTCGGCCATCCGATCGCCGGCGCCGAACTGGATTCGGTGTACCAGCGATTCACGGAACTGGCCGACCGCAAGAAAAATATTTACGACCGCGACTTGATCGCCCTCCTGCCACGGCGAGGTGTCCGTCCTTCGCCGCCCATCGCAGGCGCTGCACAGGCCTTTGGGGACTAATGCGGACCAAGCTCAGCATCACGGTTCTTCCCGGAGATGGAATTGGCGTCGAGGTGACCCGCGAGGCGGTGCGCGTCCTGCGCGCGATCGCCGAAATGCACGGCTACGATTTTCAATTCCGTTCCGAGCCGATCGGCGGCGCGGCGATCCGCGAAACCGGTTTTCCCCTACCCCCCTCAACACTCACTGCGTGCCTGGGCAGCGAAGCGGTGCTGCTGGGCGCGGTCGGGGGACCGGAATTTGATTCGCTGCCTCCCGACCGCAAGCCGGAATCCGGTCTGCTCGCGCTCCGCCGCGAGCTGGGCGCATTTGCCAACCTGCGTCCGTCGGCTTCCTATCGCGCCATTGAAGACTGCTCGCCGCTCCGCGCCACCGTCGTGCGCGGCGCCGATATCCTGGTGGTCCGCGAGCTCCTCGGCGGGCTCTACTTCGGCGAGCCGCGGGGCTTCACGTCCGACACCGCCGCGTTGAATACCATGCGCTACTCGAGCGAGGAGATCGAGCGCATCGCGCGGATCGCATTCCAGCAGGCCCGAACCCGGCGCCGCAAGGTGACCTCAGTGGACAAGGCGAACGTGCTGGAAACCTCGCAGCTCTGGCGCAAGGTTGTGACCCGCGTGGGCAGAGAATTTCCCGAGATTGCGCTCGACCACATGTACGTGGACGCCTGCGCCATGCACCTGGTCACCAACCCGTCACGCTTCGATGTGATCCTGACGGAAAACCTGTTCGGCGACATACTTTCCGACGAATCGGCCGTGATCAGCGGCTCGCTCGGCATGCTGGCGTCGGCCAGCATCGGCGGCAAGGTTGGCCTGTTCGAGCCGGTTCACGGCTCGGCGCCCGACATTGCCGGCCGCGGTATCGCGAATCCACTGGGCGCGATCGCCACCGCCGCCCTCCTTCTGCGCTACGCCGGCGGCATGGAGCAGGAAGCGCGCGACGTCGAGTCCGCCATTGCCGAAGTCTTGGACCGCGGTTATCGAACCGCCGACCTGGTCCGCGACCAGCGCACGCAGCCGGTCACTACCGAACAGATGGGCGCCGCCGTCGTGGAAGCGCTCTCAGGAATTGCCGACCGGCGGCACGCCTACCACGCGGTGTAATGTGACAGCACCCCGCACCATGTTCGACAAGATTTGGAGCCGGCACGTTGTGCGCGAACCGGCCGGCGAGCCGGCGCTGCTGTACATCGATCTTCACCTGGTGCACGAGGTCACATCGCCGCAGGCATTCGACGGCTTGCGCGCCGCCGGACGCCGCGTCCGCCGCCCGGAGCGCATTCTCGCCACCGTGGACCACAACGTTCCCACTACATCGCCGCGCAATGTGATTTCGGATCTGGTTGCCGCGCGGCAGGTGGAAGCGCTGCGCAAGAATTGTGCCGAATTCGGCATCCGGCTTTTCGACATCGACGCGCCGGAGCAGGGAATCGTGCACGTCATCGGCCCGGAACTGGGGGCGACGCAGCCGGGCATGACGATCGTGTGCGGGGACAGTCACACCAGCACTCACGGCGCATTCGGCGCGCTGGCTTTCGGCATCGGTACTTCGGAAGTCGAGCACGTGCTGGCCACCCAAACTCTGCCTCAGCAGAAGCCGCGCACGATGGCAATCCGCACCCACGGTCGATTAGGGCCGGGCGTCACCGCGAAAGACCTTGCCTTGGGCATCATCGGCCAGATCGGTACCGGCGGCGCCAGCGGGCATGTGGTCGAGTACGACGGCGAAGCCGTCGCTGCGCTCTCGATGCCCGAACGAATGACGCTCTGCAACATGAGCATTGAGTCGGGCGCCCGCGCCGGGATGGTCGCACCCGATGCAACCACCTTTGCGTGGATACGCGGACGCCGTTTCGCTCCCCCGGGTCCCGACATCGCGAAGGCGATCGATTACTGGCGCACCCTCCCCAGCGATGACGGCGCCGTGTTTGATACGACGGTTGATATCGATGCCACAACGCTGGCTCCTTTCGTCACCTGGGGGACAAACCCGGGCATGGTGACCTCCGTCACCGAGCGTGTGCCCGCGTTATCGGCCGCGAAAAGCGACGCCGAACGGAGGGCATGGGAACGTGCCCTGGAATACATGGCGCTGCAGCCCGGGACGCATATCCAGGACATTGCCATTGACCGCGTTTTCATCGGGTCGTGCACGAATTCGCGCCTCGATGATCTACGCGCGGCCGCGCGCGTGATCCGCGGCTACCGCATTCATCCCAAGGTGCACGCGCTCGTTGTTCCCGGCTCGCAGGCGGTGAAGTCTGCCGCGGAAGCCGAGGGCCTGGACGCCATCTTCCGCCAAGCCGGCTTCGAGTGGCGGGAGGCCGGCTGCTCCATGTGTCTGGGCATGAATCCTGACGTGCTGCAGCCCGGCGAGCGCTGCGCCTCCACCAGCAATCGCAACTTTGAAGGCCGCCAGGGACGCGGCGGGCGCACCCACCTGGTAAGCCCGGAAATGGCCGCTGCCGCAGCCATCGCCGGACACTTCGTGGACATTCGCGAATGGAAGTTCCGCGAGGTTGCGGTCGCGGTCTGAAACTTGATATGCGGCTTGAGCCGACGAGGGAAGCAGTGGAACCATTTCGCCAACATACTGGCGTCACCGTGCCGCTGGATCGGGTCAACGTTGACACTGACCAGATCATCCCCAAGCAATTTCTCAAGCGCATCGAGCGCACCGGCTTTGGCGAATTCCTGTTTTACGACTGGCGCCTGTTGCCCAATGGCAGTCCGAATCCTTCGTTCGTTTTGAATGATGCGCGTTACGCGAATGCCAGCATCCTGATCGCAGGCGCCAATTTCGGTTGCGGCTCCTCGCGCGAGCATGCTCCGTGGGCGCTGGCGGATTACGGCTTTCGCGCCATCATCGCTCCCTCGTTTGCCGATATCTTTGCCACCAACTGCTTTAAGAACGGACTGCTGACCATCACTCTTCCGGAAACACAAGTTGCGGAACTGATGCGGCGCGCACAGGATCGCGCTCCCCATCATCTGACCATCGACCTCGAGCTTCGCCGGGTCTCGGATGAGCAGGGCTTTTCGGCGGCGTTCGACATCGACGATTTCCGCCGGCACTGTCTGCTCGAAGGCCTGGACGACATCGGCCTCACCTTGCAGCACGAGGCGGAAATTACCGCCTACGAAGCCGGGCACGGGCAGCCGCCCTGGTTGCGTTGACGTCGCGATGAACAACGCACCAGTGGCCTGACTGGCTTGTACTCAACCCTCTGAGTCTGCTATCGTTGCCGCCCAACGAGCGAAGCCATTCGCCCGGCCAGCCTGTGGGGGGCCTGATGAGATCCGTGGAAATCATTGTCAACGGCGTGGAGCGCCGCGCCCAGGTTGAGCCGCGCATGCTGCTGGTGCAGTTTTTGCGCGAAGTCACCGGGCTCACCGGTACGCACATCGGATGCGAGACGTCTCTGTGCGGCGCCTGCACGGTACTGCTCGATGGCCACGCAGTGAAATCGTGTACGGTGCTCGCGGTTCAGGCGGATGGCCATGCAGTTACGACCATCGAAGCGCTGGCCGCGCAGGGCCTTCATCCTCTGCAGGAGAGTTTTTGGGAAGAGCACGCGCTGCAATGCGGCTTCTGCACGCCGGGAATGATCATGTGCGCTAACGATCTGCTGGCGCGCAATGCCGCTCCCAGCGACGCGGAGATTCGCGAGGGGATCAGCGGCAACCTGTGCCGCTGCACGGGCTACCAGAACATCGTGAGCGCGGTGCGGTCCGCCTCCCGCAAGAAGACGCGGCGCTCGGCCGCCGCCGCGGGCAAAGAGTAGGACACGGCCATGGCGACTCGATCCAAGCCGAACGGCAAAGCAGCTCCGGGACGAGGCAGCGGCGCGGCAGTTGCCGACGGAAAATGGAGCGGGCAGCGTTTCAAGCGCAAGGAAGACCCTCGCCTGATCCAGGGGATCAGCCACTACGTCGGCGACCTCCGCTTGCCCGATCTTCTGCATTGCGTCTTCGTGCGCTCGCCGCACGCCAATGCCCGGATCGTTTCGGTCGATGTGGAGGCCGCGCGCACCGCACCCGGGGTGGTGATGGTGGTCACACACTCCGAGGTCGCGGGCATCGGCTGCGTACCCTGCGCCGGCACCTTGCCAGGACTGAAAATCCCCAATCATTACGTGCTGGCCAAGGACCAGGTGCGCTACGTCGGCGAACCGGTTGCGGCCATCGTTGCCGAGAGCCCTTACGCCGCGCGCGACGCCGCCGACCTGGTCAACATCGAGTACGAGACGCTGCCCGCCGTGGTTGACCTGGAGAAGGCCCTGGCCTCCCCGGCGGCGCTGGTTCATGACCAGTTCAAGACCAATCTCGCGTTCACTCACGTCATCACGGCGGGCGATGTTGCGGCGGCATTTAAGCGCGCCGATCGCGTGGTCAAGCAGCGCCTGGTGAACCAGCGGCTCGCTCCCATCGCGATGGAGACCCGAGGCGTGGTTGCGCAGTACCTGCCCGGAGAAAAGCAGCTGACCGTCTGGTCGTCCACGCAAATTCCGCACCTGCTTCGCACGCAGATCTCAGTCATGCTGGGCTTGCCGGAAACTTCGGTGCGCGTGATTGCTCCCGAGGTGGGCGGCGGCTTCGGCAGCAAGCTGAACGTGTACGGCGAGGAAGCGGTGGTGCCGTGGCTGGCGATGAAGCTGGGCAAGCCGGTGAAATGGATCGAGACGCGGCGCGAAAACATCGCCGCCACCATCCACGGCCGCGACCAGATCAATGATGTCGAGCTGGCGCTGAAAAAGGACGGCACGATTCTCGGCATGCGCACGCGCGTGCTTGCCGACCTGGGCGCTTATCACCAGCTGCTGACGCCCATCATTGCCACGCTCACCGGCCTGATGAGCACCGGCTGCTACAAGATTCCCGCCATCGAGTTCGAGGTGCTCGGGGTCTTCACCAACAAGATGTCCACCGATGCTTACCGCGGCGCCGGACGCCCGGAAGCAACTTACCTGATCGAGCGAATTATCGATGTGGCCGCGCGCGAATTGAACATGGACACGGCGGAAATCCGGCGGCGCAATTTTCCCAGGCCGACGGAATTTCCTTTCAGCGCCTCGACCGGGGTCACCTACGACTCGGGCAACTACCAGCGCAGCCTGAAACAGGCACTCGAACTTTCGGGATACGAAAAGCTGCGCGCACGGCAAAAAGCCGGCTGGAAGCAAGGCAAGTATTACGGCATCGGCCTGTCCACCTACGTAGAAATTTGTGCCATGGGCCCATCGGCCGCGATGCCGGCGGGAGGATGGGAGAGCGGAACCGTCCGCATCGAGCCAACCGGGAAGGTGACGGCGCTTACCGGCGCTTCGCCACACGGACAAGGCCAGGAGACCACGTTTGCGCAAATGATCGCCGACCTGCTGGGCATCACGCCTGACGACGTCAACGTGATTCACGGCGATACCGCGATCGTGCCCTACGGCATTGGCACTTTCGGAAGCCGCGGCACCGCTGTCGGCGGCACGGCCCTATTCATCGCCACCGAAAAACTGGTGAAGAAGATGGCCGCCATCGCGGCGCACCTGCTGGGCGCCAAACCCGAGCAGATGGAATTTCACGACGGCCGCGTTGGCGCGAAGGGCAACAAGAAATCTTTGGCATTCGGCGAAGTCGTCGGCGCCGCCTATTCCGCCAAGTCTCTGCCCGCCGGTATCGAACCGGGGCTGGAGGCGACACACTTCTTCGAGCCCTCCAATTTCACCTTCCCCTTCGGCGCGCACGTGATCTCGTGCGAGGTGGACGTCGAAACCGGCGAAATCAAGTTCGACAAGTACGTAGCGGTGGATGACTGCGGCAACGTGATCAATCCCATGCTGGTCGAAGGCCAGGTCCACGGCGGCATCGTCCAGGGCATGGCGCAGGCGCTCTACGAGGAAGTGATCTACAACAGCGATGGGCAACTGGTCACCGGCACGCTGATGGATTACGCGCTCCCGCGGGCGCCCGACATCCCCGACCTAACGCTGTCCCGCACCTGCACGCCATCGCCGGTAAATCCCATGGGCGTGAAGGGGGTGGGCGAAGCGGGCACCATCGGCTGCACGCCGGCTGTGGTCAATGCGGTTTGCGACGCGCTCACGCCCTTCGGCGTTCGGCACATCGATATGCCGCTCAAGCCGGAGCGCGTATGGCGCGCCGTCCACGACGCGCACAGCAAGCCCGGCCACGAAACCTCGGCGACCGCGAAGTCGGCCGCCGCTGCTTCCAAGAGCACGAAGAAGCCAGGGAGACGCGCATGATCCCCGCCAGCTTCGACTACGAATCGCCACGCGAACTCAACGAAGTGCTCGCGTTGCTGGCCTCGCGCGAGGACGCCAAGCTGCTCGCCGGCGGACACAGCCTGCTGCCCGCCATGAAGCTGCGCCTGGCATCGCCGGCGCTGCTGGTGGACCTTTCGCGCGTGACCGGTCTCTCCTATATAAAGGAAGACGGCGGCCACGTGCGCATCGGCGCCATGACCACGCATGCGGAAGTGGCCGCTTCCACGCTGCTGCTGAAATCGTCGCCACTGCTGCAGCAGGCGGCGCGCGAAATCGGCGATCTGCAGGTGCGCAATCGCGGCACCATCGGGGGAAGCCTGGCGCACGCAGATCCCTCCGCCGATTACCCGGCCGCCATCCTGGCGCTCGACGCCGAGGTCATCGCCATGAGCACGCGGGGCGAGCACATCATCCCGGCCCGCGATTTTTTCACCGGCCTGTTCTCCACCGCGCTTGCCGCTGACGAGGTCATTACCGAAGTGCGCGTGCCGGTGACCGCGCCGGCCGCCACCTGCTACAAGAAATTCGCGCACCCGGCGTCGGGCATGGCGGTGGTCGGGGTGGCCGTGCTGGTGAAAATGCGCGGGACCACGATCGAGAGCGCCGCGGTGGGGATGACCGGAGTGGCGCAGAATGCCTATCGCGCCAAGGCGGTCGAGAAAGCGCTAGCGGGCCAGCCCGCGAGCGCGATTCCGTCCGCGTGCGATTTTGCCGCTGACGGGGTTGACGTCCTCGGCGATTATTTCGCCTCCAGCGAGTATCGCAGCCACCTGGCGCGGGTTTACACGCGACGCGCTTTGCAGGAGTGCGTCGCACCTCGGAAGAAGTGATGTCGTTGATCCGGGCGCGGCGAGCGGCCCGGCAACGAGGCTCAGACCTAATAAACCGAAACCGAAGCTCGACCGGGGAACTCGAATCTCCATGAAGCTTGAAGGCTCCTACACCATTGCCGCCCCGCTGGATGCCGTATGGAGCAAACTGCTGGATCCGGCGGTGCTGCAGCGAGCTATTCCCGGATGCCAGTCGCTGGAAGAAAAGGCGCCCCACCAATATCGCGCCGTGCTCAAGGCAGGCGTCGGTCCGGTGAAGGGAACATTCCACGGCGACATCACGCTTACTGACATTGTCCCGGAAAAAAGCTACACGCTGACCTCCAATTCCAAGTCCACCGCCGGTTTCGTGGAGGGCGTCGGCCGCGTCGAACTGGAAGGAAACGGCGACGCCACCACGATCGTGCGTTTTACCGGCGAGGCGAAGGTGGGAGGCATGCTGGCCTCGGTGGGCGGACGCCTGGTGGAAGCGGCGGCGCAGAAAAACATTCGCGATACTTTCGACAACCTGGCGCGCGAGTTGAATTCCGCCACGCCGTCTGCCCGTCCCGCATGAAGTTGTCTGTTCCCGACCGCTTTAACGCCGCCTCCTATTTCATTGATTGCCACATTGAGAGCCGGGCCGAGAAGGTCGCGATCGAGTGCGGGGACGATCGCGTCACCTATGGCGGGCTGGCAGCTGGCGTAAACCGCGTCGGCAACGCCCTGCGCCGGTCGCTGGGCGTTCGCATCGAAGAACGCGTTCTTTTGCTGCTCCTGGACACGCCCGATTTCGCGGCCTGCTTCTTCGGCGCGATCAAGATCGGCGCTGTGCCGGTCCCGGTCAACACCCTGCTGCGCTCCCACGAGTACGAGTACCTGCTCAACGACAGCCGCGCCCGCGTCGCCATGGTCAGCGAGGCGCTGCTGCCGCAGATCAAGGCAATCCCGCGAGACCGGCTTCTTTTTCTCGAGCACGTGGTGGTCATTGGCGATCCCGTCCACGGCACGCATTCGTATTCAGAGTTAATCAGCGCGCAATCTCCCGAGCTGGGCCCAGCACCTACTTCCAAGGACGATCCCGCGTTCTGGCTCTATTCTTCCGGCAGCACCGGACCTCCGAAAGGGTGCGTGCACTTGCAGCACGACATGGTGGTGGCGTCCGAGCTTTACGCAAAGCAGATTCTTAATATCACCGAACGTGATCGTTTTTTCAGCGTTGCCAAGCTGTTCTTCGCCTATGGACTGGGCAACGGACTGTATTTTCCACTCTCGGCGGGCGGCACGAGTATCCTGTTGCCTGGGCCGCCCAATCCCGGGAGCGTCTTCGACGTCATTGAGCGGCGCCAGCCCACGCTCTTTTTCTCCGTGCCTTCGAACTATGCCGCGCTGCTGGCGCACAGCCGGGCAGGAGCTGAGTTCGATCTCTCCAGCATCCGCTACGGAGTATCGGCGGGCGAGTCTCTGCCGGCCGCGATCTACGAGCGCTTCAAGTCGCGCTTCGGCGTCGAAATCCTGGACGCCATCGGTTCCACCGAAGCGCTGCATATGTTCATCGCGAATCGCCCCGGGGCAGCCCGAGCCGGCTCCAGCGGGCAACTGATTCCCGGGATGGACGCCAAGATCGTCGACGATGATGGCCATCCTGTTCCCGCCGGGGACATCGGCAACCTTTATATAAGGAGCGATGCGGTCTGCGCCTGCTACTGGAACCAGCACGAAAAGACCAAGGAGACCATCGACGGCCATTGGCTGCGCACCGGCGACAAATACCGCCAGGACCAGGATGGGTACTTCTGGTATGCGGGCCGCGCTGACGACATGCTGAAAGTGAGCGGCGTCTGGGTGAGCCCGGCAGAAATTGAATGCGCGCTGGTGGAGCATCCGGCGGTGCTGGAGGCGGCGGTAGTGGCGCGCAAGGACCAGGACGAGCTTGTCAAACCGGTCGCTTTCGTCGTCTTGTCTCGGGGCCGGATGGCCGGGCCCGAACTCGCCACCGAGTTGGAGGATTTTGTCGCCGCGCGACTGGCACCCTACAAGCGTCCACGCTGGGTGGAATTTCTTCCTGAATTGCCCAAGACCGCTACCGGCAAAGTCCAGCGATATAAGTTGCGCATGGCACAGGCGCCTTCGAAGGCGCAGTGAAGAACAAGAATCACGAATGTCCGCGTTCCTCCGGCGGCTTCAGCTTGCGAAACGCGCGGTAGAGCAGCGCATCATAAAAAATCTTGAGCGATCCGCCCGCGATCAGCGGCGCCGAGAAAGCCACGTTCTGCATAAACATGCCGGCGAAGGTGGATCCCGCGGCCCACATCAAGGTTCTGGTCACATTGGTGACGCTGCTGGCGTAGGTGCGCTCGTGCGGCCCCACCACCGCGGCGACGTAGGATTGCCGCGACGGCACGTCCATCTCTACCAGCGCCTCGCGCAGAAAGAACAACCCGGCCGCGAGGTGGAACGTCGGCGCAAACGGCACCAGGATCAGGAACACGCTTGAGGGCAGATGCGTGAACACCATCGTATTCAAGAGTCCAATCCGTTGCGCCAGCCACGCCGCGCCGAGGTGCGACAGCGCGTTCAGCACGTGCACGATGGCGAACACTACGCCGAGCGCCTGAACCGACACTCCAAAGCGATGGAAGAACCAGTACGAGACCAAGGCATCGGTGAGAAAGCCTCCACCGAAACTGTCAATCGCGAACAGCGCAGCCATCTTCGCGACCAGGCTCCGCGTATCCGCGGACACCGCTGTTTCCGCATGGGCAGAATTCGTTGTGGCATGAATTTCAACCGTCGGGGTCAGCACAGCATACAGCGCTGCCGCCGCAAGGTTGGCCGCCGCATAGACAAGAAACATCAGCCGGTAGGCGTCCTGCGCCGCGATCCCCAATCGCGCGTGAAAAAGGGCGGGCAGGCCGGCCGCCAGCGCTCCCAGGGCGCCACTGCTGTCGAGCACGACGTTGTACCAGGAGAGCGCCCAGGTCCGCTTTTGCGCCGTTGTTAAACCGGGGATGACCGCCTGCTCGAGCGCAAAACCTGCGCTGCGGTCCGTGCCTGTACCGTTGATCATGCCCAGGACGGCCAGCGGCAGCAGGAGCGAGGTGCGCGTGGTGATCGCCAGCGCTATGCCTCCGAGCGCGGTCAAGGCGGCTAATGCAGCCAGCGTTCGACGCCGCCCCAAGCGGTCGGCGCGCCGCGTCAGCAGCCCGGTTGCCGCGGTGATCCCGACCAGTCCCGCGGAAACCACCACGCCGATGCTCAAGGGAGACAGCCCAGCTTGGGCAAGGTAAACGCCCAGCAATACGCCCATCACGCCGGTCCCCCCGGAACGCAGGGAGGCGGCGGCGTAAATCAGCAGCAGGTCGCGGCGCGGACTCATCCGGCTGACTTCATTCCTGTGCGTAGCGATAGAGCGCGTCGTAAACAGGGAATTGACGCGCCAGGCGTTCTTCGTCGGAGATGCCAAGCGCCGCAAACCCGTGGGCCACGGCGCGCAGACCGGCTCCTTCCGGCGCGGCCTGCTCCTGGCCCTTGACGTCGGCAGCGCGCACGATCAGCGCCAGCCGCTGCAGGGCGCCGTCCCGTAAGTTGTAATCCTGCAGGATGGCCTCGAAGGAACAGCGTTCCCCGCGATGGTTAAGCTTGACCGCGGCCATGCCGGGCGCATCGAAGGGAGTCGCGTGTTCGCGCTCGGCGACTTCCAGCAATCGCGCCGGCTCTACGAAGAGGAACTCCGCTTGCGGATCCACGAACCGCCGGATCAGCCAGGGGCACGCCACCCGGTCCACTTTGACGTTGCTGCGCGTGATCCATTTCATCCCGTCCTCCGGAAACAACAGGCTGAAGGTAAACTATTTTGATCCGCATTGGCGCGCTACCGCTGCAACATTTACCATGCACGGATGATTGTCCTGGCCGCCATCCTGGGCGCGATCATCGTGGTCCTGGTCCTGGTTGAGGCCTTTGAGACCGTTATCCTGCCCCGCCGCGTCACCCGCCGCTTCCGGTTGACCCGGGGTTTCTATCGCTACTCCTGGAAGCCGTTTTCCGCCATTGCGCGTCACATCGGAAACATCCGGCGACGCGAAAGCCTGCTCGCGCTCTACGGTCCCATGTCGCTGCTGCTGCTGATCGCCCTCTGGGCGGTAGGACTCATTTTCGGTTTTGCCTTGCTGCAGTGGGCGGCCGGGTCCGCCGTCGAAGGCCAGGGTTTCAATCGCAGTTTCTTTACCGACCTCTACTTCAGCGGCAGCACGTTTTTTACGCTCGGATTGGGAGACGTCACGCCGCGTGCCTCCGTGGCGCGCGCGCTGGCGGTGGTGGAATGCGGAATGGGGCTTGGATTTCTTGCCCTGGTGATCAGCTACCTGCCCGTGCTGTACCAGGGGTTTTCACAACGCGAAGTGAACGTGGCGCTGCTTGACGGGCGCGCCGGCACTCCTCCCACCGCGGCTGAATTGCTGCGCCGGAATAGCAATCCGGAGGACGGCAACCTGCGCGAGATCCTGCACGAGTGGGAGCACTCGGCGGCGGAGATGCTGGAAAGCCACATTTCCTATCCCGTGCTCGGCTACTTCCGCTCGCAACACGACAATCAATCCTGGATCTCGGCTCTCACCGCCATTCTGGACGCGACCGCGCTGTGCCAGGTCGGCATTGAGGGCGCGCCCGCCCGCCAGGCGCAGCTTACGTTCGCCATGGCGCGGCATGCCGTGGTTGACTTGGCGCAGGTGTTCAATACGCCGCCGCGCGACCCGGCGCAGCCTCGTCTTACGGGTGAATCGCTGGAGGCGCTTCGGGTTTTGCTGGCGGAGGCGGGAATTCAGCTGCGCCTCACCCCGGAGACGGAACAACGGCTCGCCAAATTTCGTAGCTTGTATGAGCCCTACGTGGCGGCGCTGGCGGAATACCTTTTGATCGAGTTGCCGCCATGGATACGTGCCACAACAGCCAAGGACAACTGGAAGACCAGCCGCTGGGGCGAGCGTTTCACGATATGAGCGTCGGGCGAAACTCCACCATGGAGAAACCGTCTATACCAGTGATGTCCAGCTCCATTAAGGCCCGCGACCTGGTCCGCGAATACCGCATGGGCGAAACGCGCATTCGCGCCGTCAATGGAATCTCGCTCGACATCGGTCAGGGCGAGTTCGTTGCCTTGCTCGGCGCTTCGGGTTCGGGGAAATCGA
The nucleotide sequence above comes from Terriglobales bacterium. Encoded proteins:
- the leuC gene encoding 3-isopropylmalate dehydratase large subunit, giving the protein MTAPRTMFDKIWSRHVVREPAGEPALLYIDLHLVHEVTSPQAFDGLRAAGRRVRRPERILATVDHNVPTTSPRNVISDLVAARQVEALRKNCAEFGIRLFDIDAPEQGIVHVIGPELGATQPGMTIVCGDSHTSTHGAFGALAFGIGTSEVEHVLATQTLPQQKPRTMAIRTHGRLGPGVTAKDLALGIIGQIGTGGASGHVVEYDGEAVAALSMPERMTLCNMSIESGARAGMVAPDATTFAWIRGRRFAPPGPDIAKAIDYWRTLPSDDGAVFDTTVDIDATTLAPFVTWGTNPGMVTSVTERVPALSAAKSDAERRAWERALEYMALQPGTHIQDIAIDRVFIGSCTNSRLDDLRAAARVIRGYRIHPKVHALVVPGSQAVKSAAEAEGLDAIFRQAGFEWREAGCSMCLGMNPDVLQPGERCASTSNRNFEGRQGRGGRTHLVSPEMAAAAAIAGHFVDIREWKFREVAVAV
- a CDS encoding xanthine dehydrogenase family protein molybdopterin-binding subunit; amino-acid sequence: MATRSKPNGKAAPGRGSGAAVADGKWSGQRFKRKEDPRLIQGISHYVGDLRLPDLLHCVFVRSPHANARIVSVDVEAARTAPGVVMVVTHSEVAGIGCVPCAGTLPGLKIPNHYVLAKDQVRYVGEPVAAIVAESPYAARDAADLVNIEYETLPAVVDLEKALASPAALVHDQFKTNLAFTHVITAGDVAAAFKRADRVVKQRLVNQRLAPIAMETRGVVAQYLPGEKQLTVWSSTQIPHLLRTQISVMLGLPETSVRVIAPEVGGGFGSKLNVYGEEAVVPWLAMKLGKPVKWIETRRENIAATIHGRDQINDVELALKKDGTILGMRTRVLADLGAYHQLLTPIIATLTGLMSTGCYKIPAIEFEVLGVFTNKMSTDAYRGAGRPEATYLIERIIDVAARELNMDTAEIRRRNFPRPTEFPFSASTGVTYDSGNYQRSLKQALELSGYEKLRARQKAGWKQGKYYGIGLSTYVEICAMGPSAAMPAGGWESGTVRIEPTGKVTALTGASPHGQGQETTFAQMIADLLGITPDDVNVIHGDTAIVPYGIGTFGSRGTAVGGTALFIATEKLVKKMAAIAAHLLGAKPEQMEFHDGRVGAKGNKKSLAFGEVVGAAYSAKSLPAGIEPGLEATHFFEPSNFTFPFGAHVISCEVDVETGEIKFDKYVAVDDCGNVINPMLVEGQVHGGIVQGMAQALYEEVIYNSDGQLVTGTLMDYALPRAPDIPDLTLSRTCTPSPVNPMGVKGVGEAGTIGCTPAVVNAVCDALTPFGVRHIDMPLKPERVWRAVHDAHSKPGHETSATAKSAAAASKSTKKPGRRA
- a CDS encoding (2Fe-2S)-binding protein, which codes for MRSVEIIVNGVERRAQVEPRMLLVQFLREVTGLTGTHIGCETSLCGACTVLLDGHAVKSCTVLAVQADGHAVTTIEALAAQGLHPLQESFWEEHALQCGFCTPGMIMCANDLLARNAAPSDAEIREGISGNLCRCTGYQNIVSAVRSASRKKTRRSAAAAGKE
- the leuD gene encoding 3-isopropylmalate dehydratase small subunit, producing the protein MEPFRQHTGVTVPLDRVNVDTDQIIPKQFLKRIERTGFGEFLFYDWRLLPNGSPNPSFVLNDARYANASILIAGANFGCGSSREHAPWALADYGFRAIIAPSFADIFATNCFKNGLLTITLPETQVAELMRRAQDRAPHHLTIDLELRRVSDEQGFSAAFDIDDFRRHCLLEGLDDIGLTLQHEAEITAYEAGHGQPPWLR
- a CDS encoding 2-isopropylmalate synthase; its protein translation is DDVEFSPEDATRSDPEFLCSVLEGVIEAGATTLNIPDTVGYTVPSEFSRLISTIRERVPGIEKAIISVHCHNDLGLAVANSLAAVEAGARQVECTVNGIGERAGNAALEEIVMALRVRADRLPYSTGIRSEQICPASQALSSILGFPVQPNKAVVGCNAFAHEAGIHQHGVLSNPLCYEIMTPESVGLPSNRIVLGKHSGRHALARRYAELGHPIAGAELDSVYQRFTELADRKKNIYDRDLIALLPRRGVRPSPPIAGAAQAFGD
- the leuB gene encoding 3-isopropylmalate dehydrogenase is translated as MRTKLSITVLPGDGIGVEVTREAVRVLRAIAEMHGYDFQFRSEPIGGAAIRETGFPLPPSTLTACLGSEAVLLGAVGGPEFDSLPPDRKPESGLLALRRELGAFANLRPSASYRAIEDCSPLRATVVRGADILVVRELLGGLYFGEPRGFTSDTAALNTMRYSSEEIERIARIAFQQARTRRRKVTSVDKANVLETSQLWRKVVTRVGREFPEIALDHMYVDACAMHLVTNPSRFDVILTENLFGDILSDESAVISGSLGMLASASIGGKVGLFEPVHGSAPDIAGRGIANPLGAIATAALLLRYAGGMEQEARDVESAIAEVLDRGYRTADLVRDQRTQPVTTEQMGAAVVEALSGIADRRHAYHAV